From the genome of Salvia splendens isolate huo1 chromosome 7, SspV2, whole genome shotgun sequence:
AACAAGAACAATATGTTGCAATACAAAAAATGGTCGGAAACGGCGGTCTATTCACTCCTCGTCCTCACCGGCCAGTCAGCAGTGACGCTTCTCGGCAGATTATACTACGAAAAAGGCGGCAAATCCAAATACATGGCGGCGCTGGTGTAGACCGCCGGCTTCCCGCTACTTGTCCctttcatcttcatcatcaaatCAAGAAACAAACAAACCTTCTCGGATCATTCCTCCGATCACACTCTAGCGCTCCTCGTTTTATACGCATGTTTCGGCACATTTCTTGCATTCATTTGCATGCTATATTCCGTCGGCCTCATGTATCTCCCTCTTTCCACTTTCTCTCTCATCTGCGCCACCCAGCTCGGATTCAACGCCCTCTTCTCTAACCTCATCAACGCTCAGAAACTCAGCCCCACAGCGCTCAACTCCGTTTTCCTCCTCACTCTCTCCTCCGTCCTCCTCGCCCTGCAGCCGGGCGCCGCCACAGAGGCGGCACCCAGGGGCAAGTATGCAGCGGGGTTCGCGTGCACGCTGGGCGGCGCAGCAGGGTACACGCTGGTGCAGTCGTCCGAGCAGCTGGCGTACGGGAAAGTGCTGAGGCGACAGACGGTGAAGGAGATCATGGACGTGATTTTCTATGAGCCGATGGCGGCGAGTCTGGTGCTCGTGTCCGGACTTTTCGGGAGCGGGGAGTGGCGGCAGCTGAAGGGGGAGGTTGAGGGGTTTGAGATGGGGAAGGCGGGGTacgcggcggtggtggtgggtTCGGCAGTGGCGTGGCAGGTGTTTGGGGTGGGGATGGTGGCTTTGATTATTAAGATCTCGGCTGTGTTCGGGAATGTGGTGAGCGCAGTGGGTGTGGGCGTCGTGCCGGTTGTTGCAGTTGTGGTTTTCAAGGATGAGATGAGTGGTGTCAAGGTTGTGGCTTTGTTGTTGGCTCTGTGGGGTTCGCTGTCTTATGTTTATCACCATTTTCTTGTTCATCATCATCCCACCCAAAAAGGACATGTGGATCCACCACCGGAAACCTGTACCACCGCCGATTCTGAGTCACGCTGATAGGTCGAGTGCTCAACTTATCCTATGTAGATAATGTTCGAAAACACATAAATAATGTAGTGCTCAACGATCGAGGATgctcatataaaaaaaatttacaggCAAACAAAGATTAATTGATCCAAAATGCTGCATCATATGAAGTCAACTAGTTTTACATTTCAAGAGCACCAAGATTCTACAAATATGTGATTGCAGTGTATATAATTCGTATAGTTAAACCTGTATGCACCAAGTTAATGTCAGATATCTGTATTTTTTCAAAGCCAGATGTGAAAAATCCCATGTTTTTGTGAATAAACGTCTTAGAATACATTTCTGCTTAAGATATCCCACAACTTTTTTTCCAGAAGTGCACGGTTTGGTTGCTAATTGGATTAATCCTGCAAATAAACAATCCCACAATTTTTCTCAGCCTTTAGATGAATAAAGACTAATAGATTGCTTCATCTACTATCAAAATGGGATGAAATATAGTAGCTCTTGCCATATGTTTCCTTGCAACTCATGCACATATGTAAAAGAACGGCAAACTAACCCTATATATACCTGCTTACTCTGGTTCGACCAATGTCACAACAAGGTTTACATATGGACCAAAGCAAAAGGAAATAAAGCTAGAGTATAATTCGGGAAACTAGAAGTACCTAAAAGGAGCAAGAACAAGAGTCATGTTACATGAGACGACCAACATAATTAGCTCGAGGGTATTTGCTCTTCAGCTGTGGCCACTGCACAAATATTTGATCAGCCATCCGTAGTTTGTAAAGGAGCAACCCGCTCAAAGATAGCCTTCTGACTCTAGCAATACTCTCAACATAGAAAATGGACGACCACCTAATCCCAAAAACCTGAACGTTGCAGTTTAACAATGTTCTcaaattttcagaaaataaaccccTAATTAACAGGGCATAAATTGCCAAAAAAAAGTTATGCAAACCTTGAAAACAAAAGCAATGGCACATAGTGGTATACAAGTCCCAGGCCCATTGCACAAAATCTGCAAATTGAAAATATTGAGTAGAgcaaataaaagtacacaatgcTTATCATAGTTAAGCGTATTAAGAAATCACAATACCACTTGAGGTCTGATTTTGATCATTAGCCATAATGCATGGGCTAAAGCAGCTAAAGTTGTGCCAACTGAAGTTATGTAAGACTGGCCAACCTCGCGACTTCGGTAAATTTGCATAAAATCTGAAGTGCCTACTGTCTCAGCTTCTGCCTAGCACATCAAATATATGTCAGAGCATTTAAtaggagaaataaggaggaaaAGTAGTAGTGTTCAATTATCTTCAAAACCAAACAACTTACTTTCTGCCCACATACATGTTCACCAATGATCATTCAACCCAAAGGCCAAAACAAGCTCAAATTTAATCAATACATCAAAGCAAATGGCCATTTACTTTTGAGCTGTTTTGCATCTTATCTTTCAAATATTCAATCTATGTTTTATTAATCTATCATACCGGTCAAAGTAAATGCCCCCTTTACATGTCCAATTGTTCATATACTATATCCCATGTATCTCACAACATCACAGTTCTATTCCAAAGTCAAGTACAAACCACGTCCACATTTCTATCCCACATATAAAATAGAATGAAAATAAGCATAATTTCAATCTCAAAATCTGACTGATGTTTCATTTACATGTAAACTAAACATACAAATACCAGCATAACCATAATATAATAGGAAGAATATCATATACTATGAGGAATAGCTAAAGAATATCATTTTACCTTGTTCTTCAAGGTGTCCTCCATCACACGAGCTTTCTGAAGGCTCATGTTATCAGTGGCAGCAGCGATATAGCATCTAGGTTTAAATCTCTCCATCTGCATAACAGCTAACAGGTTCAGCATCTCTGCAGTGTGACCACCTAGATTTGGATCAAAAGGGTAAAAATCAAAACCAGACTCTGAATAAAACACAACAATTTTACATATGCGTCCTGCCATATGGAAATCAAGACAAGAAAGGAAAGAATTTGGTACCTGAACCTAGAACTATCAATGTACTCAGAGGTCCTGGAGGTCTATTGTGTAATTGTTTGCTGCTTCGGTATATAACATACAGAATCCGGAACAAAAGCAAGGTAGAGGAAGCAATTATCAGCAAAATCGCAAAGTTTAGCAATCCCACATTGGGAATGAAACAACTGCTTCCGTTCTCCATCGCAGGAATTATGCCGTATCGCAGCTGCAACAACAAATCACACCTGTGGTATAAATTATCCAACGGAGATCAACAACTtaccaaaatcaaacaaactagAGGTTTCTGAAGGAACATTGTAATCATCTATGATTTCAATAACAGTATCTAACTTCTTTACGATTCAAAAGAACGGAAGAATTTACCTAATAATTGTGTATCGTAAATGTCGCGAAAGAGATCAGAAACCGCAGATTCAGAGCGGCATGCAGCGGCGGCAGCCGTTGCCGTGGGAGAGGCAGGGGACGCCCCAATATTACTCAAGCTCCATACTTCCTATTTTGCCCCAACTCAATTTAggactaaaatagaaattttgaacagataatataattttcgataaatatatgatgaataaaataagtatCGCCGCATTTGTACTTAAAAAGTGCgagatgaggaagaagacaaaAGCGAAGCTCCAAATTAAAGCTAAGCAGTCGTTGGTTCTAAACAACcgtttattttctcttacatACACACAAAGTGATGATCGCCTGATGGAGTCGGCGCCGTCGACGTGCTTTCTCCGTCGCGGATTGGTTGGCGCCGGACTCAAGTCTCCTCGAGTCAGACTCTTTTCTTCCTCTTGGCAGCGTTGGTACCCAACGTCTTGTAAAATAAGCCAGCGTCACTTCAGGTTtccctttttttgttttttaatactATCCGATTTCGTTGCTTTTTCTTGCTGGTTTTACCTCTTGGATTCGTCCAAGTGTTAGATGCCTTTGAAATTGTTGATTCATTCCTTGCTTATTAGCCATTTTTAATGGTGGGAAATTGATTTGTTTGTCAATCAGTGATGCTGACGTAAATATAGCTCGATTTGTAATTTGTGCTTCATTACCAATGACACTGTTTTTACATGATTACTCTTTATCTGgcaagagtttttttttaaaggtGGCCACAagtaaatattttcaaattatgaTAAACGGAGTTATAGTTACAACTGCAATCGAGAAACTTGCCAGTTCACTTTGTTTGTTGTTTGCATACTCTAGCTATCATGATGCCATTGAAAAGATCTACTTCGGGTGCTAATTATTTTCCCCCTACCTTTGCAACATGATGTATATTGGATGCCTCTTCTGCAGTTTGCAAAATAAGAGACAGCAAGCAAAGAAAATTAATCTCCCAACAAATACAAGTTTTAAGCCTATTGATGATAGCAAAATTGATACAAGCCACACGCGCAAAGGCGACGCTTTACCAATAAATACAAGTTTTGAGACAAATATTGGTAGCAGCTTGCCCAAAGGTAGCAATTCAGGTTCAGATCAAGAAACAGATTCCAACAATAATGTTCCTGTAATAGAATATGAATACTTGGAAGGAGGGGGTTACATCAGTTCTTCTCAACCACATGAAGTTAGGTCTTTGCACATTGACACTATTGGCTATTCAGAGGGATCAGTGCACTTAAACGGTGAAAACACGAGCAGTTCTTTTCTGTCAAATGACATTCCAGTATGTACCCCCTGGTTCATTCTTCATTTGgcctttttttttatgatttcagCTTCGTACACATATTTATGGGAGAGCAAAAAAGTTTCTAATGACATAGCTAAACAcaatatattttcaaatgttacTTTTGAAACATGAGATGTGCTTTCATATATGTTGCTGTTTATGTAGTATCACAGGGTTCATGCCTACAATTTATCACTGAAAAGAACTCAGGTGCACGTCAATTGCATGATTTTGTATATCTTATCAATTTCCAACGTATTAGGACATTCATAGGTAACTCTTGCCAATCATATCGGTTTTGATAATTGTTAAGGGGTTTGAAATCTACAGTTTCTTTTCTCTAGGTTGTTCTGTTGATAGAGTAAGCATTTGATAATCATATCTTTGAAAACAGTCCACTGGAAATGGAGGACGGCAACGCTCAAGCATTCATCTTCAAGATTTAATTAGAATGATACGAAGTGCTGAAATGAGTAAGTCATGACTCAACTTGATCCATTTATATTAGTGTGGTCTCTTACTTGCACTATCTTTGATCAGTAGAATCGCAGGAATTGTTATGCGCAGAATGTGGATGTGATTTATGAGAGCTCAACATTTTTTCTAGCTGAAAATCTAAAAATGTAGTCTTGCTTTTCTGCTAGCTGAACTTTTTGTATCTGCTGCTTATTGCATTACAGATATAAATCTTCTTAATGAGGCTCGTATACGTGCTCTTGAGGATCTTGAAAAATTTCTCAGCGAAAAAAAGTCATTGCAGGGAGAAATTAACAATTTGGAGATGAAACTGGCTGAAACTGTTGCACGTCTGAAAGTGGCTACAGAAGAGAAGATACACGTGGAACTCCTTGAAGAGAACTTGAACTGGACTTGAATAATGTTGTTTCTTCTTCGCAATTTGACATTATCAATTCTTTTAGCCAGGAATTAGATTCATTAAGGTCAGAGAATATGGCCTTGCATGATGAGCTACAGGCTCTTAAGGCAGAGCTTAGTCATATTACAGGAACTGAGCAGCGTGTTCAAACATTGGAGGATGAACGGTCATTGTTGCAG
Proteins encoded in this window:
- the LOC121741358 gene encoding UDP-N-acetylglucosamine transferase subunit ALG14-like, coding for MENGSSCFIPNVGLLNFAILLIIASSTLLLFRILYVIYRSSKQLHNRPPGPLSTLIVLGSGGHTAEMLNLLAVMQMERFKPRCYIAAATDNMSLQKARVMEDTLKNKAEAETVGTSDFMQIYRSREVGQSYITSVGTTLAALAHALWLMIKIRPQVILCNGPGTCIPLCAIAFVFKVFGIRWSSIFYVESIARVRRLSLSGLLLYKLRMADQIFVQWPQLKSKYPRANYVGRLM